In the genome of Brachypodium distachyon strain Bd21 chromosome 3, Brachypodium_distachyon_v3.0, whole genome shotgun sequence, the window TTCATCCATGGGTCCGAAGATGTTGCCATTGCTGGTTCATTCAAAATATTAGCATAATTGTCAAAGGGGCACCAAAAAAGTATGTCAGGATATAAAGCTTTAGCAAGATAGATACGTATAAAGTGGAGTTTAATTTAATGCTTTAGTACTAGGGGAGAATGTCTAAGGGCAAGTATAAACCCTATATAATGATTCAGCACTGTAATCCTTTGGTCGAGGCAtcgagaaaaggaaaaggaataCTCCCTCTATTACTTTGTCATCCAAATATATTATCTTAACTCCTTTTTGTAATGACCCAATTCCACATGTCACTCTCCTTCTAATCAGTGGTGATCCAGTTGTGAACTAATATGCACAATGGTCCAGCAATGAAATCCTTTGCTCAAGGTGTCgagcaaagaaaaaacaacatacCCCCTATACTACTTTGTCATCCCAATCTATGTCTTAACTCCTGTTTCTACTAACCCAATTCCCAACGtaagggagtagtatataggGCAGACTGTGTATAGGAAAGATCTCTCTCAGGGCCTTTTTGACTATCAATGGCATCAAACAGTCAGGGGGTACAACAAGACAACTAGAAATGATAATGCACAAGTGATGCACATCATTTGTTTTTCTAAAGCAAACAATGCGCATACTATCTGCACATTCTAAGAGCATCTCAGGCCCTTTCCCTAAACTTGGTTATCTACTTCTCCTTAGTTCCTTACAATGAACCACACTAAAGATTCCTTCTCTATTTCTCTGTTCCAAATCATTCCCTAAATCTTGCCCCTTACTTTTAACTCACCTGTATTTTGTTACTATCTTGTAACTACCAACAAATTTTTGAGGGGATGGTCGCTCCTCAGGTGGGCTACGAAACCGACTCTTGCTCCAATACATGCCGCTGTTTCCATGGATCAACGAGTTTGTGAAACTATCCGCATCATTAAGGCAACCTAAAATCATGTTCAAGTGTTGTTGTAATGGTCAACAAACAGCAACAAGCCAATTCGCAGCACAGCAACAGAAGCAAGATGTCCCCGACTCCTGAAAAAATGACAGAGCCTCCCTTCCCCGATTCCTCAAAtcccctccccttcccccAATTCCTCTACCTCTCTCGCTCAATTATCTGCCCCACCACCTTCCCCcgaccccctctctctcgTTAAATCCCTAAACACCGCGCGGTCACCTCGACCCCCTTGTCTGCTCCTCGTCAAGGCCCGACCTGGCCTCCCCTCGACCCCCTTGTCCAGCccgacctcgagctccccAACCTCGGCAGCGGGAGGGTACCAAATCGGCGCTGGAACCACAATAAATGGTACCAAACGGGAGGGAACgggacgaagaagaaggattTGGTGCGAATTCAATCCCTTGAGAGAGCACATAATTATGAAGGATGCAACAAGCTACAACGATGTCAACTTGAACCgggaaaggaaaaaatggGGTTGCCTCATCAAGAATTTTGGATCGTCTCTTGAGAGTTCCAAAGGCACGTTCGACCATCACTCGTAGAGATGAGTGCCTAAGGTTGAACAATTCCTTTTCATTTTGTACTGGATTGCTGTCCCACTCATTCAAATGGTACCTCATGGCACGAAAAGGTGGCAAAAACCCAGGCTTGGCTCCATAACCAGCGTCAACTAGGTAGAATTTTACTAACACATGAAAACAAATTGGTGACAAAATTCTATGCAAATTATATTGGGCAAATTTGTTTTAAGAAAATTATTACCTTGAGGGACATACAGGCCATTCTCCCGCTCTCTAGCATCTGCTAAAATGGTCACATCATGTGCTGTCCCCTCCCAACCCGCCAAAACATATGTGAACCGAAGGTCAAAATCTACTGCTGCCATGACATTTTGAGTAGAAAGACTTCCGACCACGAAAGGAAGGTTCCATATCTTTACTAACTGATGCTCGAACATGTGTACCATCAATTGCTCCAATGCAATCCTATATATTTTAAAGGGTTATAAGCCATAAAATTTCACACCTAAATATGGAAGGACAAGTTTCTCAAAATACCTTAAAATATGGGTCAAACCGTGGGTTCCCTGCAATTTTGACTGGAGTTTCCAAGGAAGGTGGCCTGATATATTCAGCTCGTAGCTCACCTATTGCGTGAAGGACTACTCTAAAATAGCGGCTTACCGTCTCATTTGACCTGTCAAAATTAGCCCCAATAACCCTATTTCTAAGGTTATGGCCAATAGTATTCAAGAACATTGCTACTTGCTCCTCCACGGATACATGTATACTGTCTCTCAGCAACAAACGTTCTCTCAAAATTTCACACAATCGAAAAAAGGGTGCTCTTTCAACCCTTAACATATTTCTGCATCTCACATCACACTTGAAAATTTTATTGTTCAGATAATTGATTCTTTGTTGGTCTCTTTCCCAAATAGGTCCATAGGTAACCCGGGGTCTCCTCTTCTTTATTCTATCCCGAATGACCAATGCAACCAATGCGAAAACCACAAACGTTGCAGCTCCCCTAATCAGGAAATTCCGCCTCCTATCCATCCTCTTTACCATCTACAAGTCATACATGGCTATCAAAAAATGACAATGCATACACGCAACAGgttattcaaaaaaaatttctCCCTCAAAGATTCAAGCATGGACCAAAAAAGGTTTAGATCGACGGTGCATAGAGAAATCTCCCTCAAAGATTCAAGCATGGACCAAAAAGTACTGCTATTTACCAAGTCCAAGTCGGAAACCGCAAGTTTCTTCAGATCGAGGAACTCCAAATCGCAAGTTTCTTCAGCTGCCCCCTCCTCTGCCTTCCCCTTCGCTGACCCCTCCTCTGCCTTCCCCTTCGCCGGCTCCGCTGTGTtccccgccgcctgcctcgcCCCTCGCCCGTCCGCCGCCTGCCTCGCACCTcgcccgtccgccgccggcctcgcccTGGATCTGGCCGAGATGGGGTTCACGCGGTGGGGCAACGCTCGGATCTGGAGGTGGACGCCATGGCTTCGTGGGAGGGAGTTTCGGGAGAGGAGGTGAGGTGAGGAGGGGAGACGAGAAGGAGAGTCACGGAGACGAGGAACGGATTGATACCTCATGTTTGGAGTCATCGAACGGTTCCTTCCCTTCGGTGGAACCAGTTGGTTCGTTGGTTCATTCGACCAAACGCGACGATGTGTTTTGTTCTACTCTATACGCAATTGGTTTAAAATTGCTCCGGCACTAACACGTTGAGCTCTTGTAGTAATATTTCGTCGAAGAACAAATCTTTTTTGGCATTATGATTTAATATTTAAgtgattatttttttattctagaaaaaaatgattatttttttaccTTTCATCTGGCTCATTTATTTAACATCGAATGATCAGAATTGAAAGTTTTCTTAAGTTCCTTCAAATAGGGCTTTTCACATGTTTCCAAAAGGCACAGAGTTTATGGTTTCATGTGTCGAACGGGGGTTCCCGGTTGATGGATCATGAAGCGTGCTAATATCTCCGAGGGACCGAGCGAATGCCTCGATCCTATGCGTTAATCTGCGATCATACGGTCAGGGAAACCGCTCGGCCATTCCCCCAAAACCCCCTCaggccgccgcctgctccgacGAGCCCCGTGCCGCCCACCACGCGATGCTTCCGGCAGTGAGGCCTCGCCTCCACCTCCCTCTTGCCCGCCTCTGCCGCCACCTCTCGTCATCTTCTTCCGGCGTGGGGGGTCCCCCAACCGCCCCCACtgacgccgcggcggcggctgcggcgaaGGCGCAGGAGGCGGCGAAGGCGCGGATGGAGGCGTACAAGCAGGTGCAGGACTTCGACTGGTCCAGCGGCGCTGACTGGAAGACGGCCGCCAACATCCTCTTCACCGTGCCCCCCAAGCGCAAGGAGTTCGGGTGAGCATTAGACCACGACTAACCGCTTCCCCTGTCTGGGATTGAGGGTCTACCGTTGGGTAACTAATTTCGAGGTGGAGATGAGAAATGACAGGTATTGTTTGATGTGAACAACTAATCTCGTTGCGGAATTATCGCCAAAACACCAGTAGGATTGATAGATCAGATGGGATAGGAATCAACACTGCTCCAGTGTTGGAATTTGGAGTTAATTCCTTTCCTGAAGCTGCAGTTTGactggtactccctccgtttcgtAAAGGTTGGCACGGCTTTGAATTAGAGGTAGTTCACAACCgtgccaacctttatgaaacggagggaattGTGACTATCATTTGAGTTCAGCATGAGAGCTGGAATTACCCCAAAACACTTAGCATTGCTgaagattttattttgtgaGAATCCTACTCTGCTAAATGTAGTCTGGAAATTCGAGCttcaagagtttttttttcatttctgaatACCGAGGTAGAAGTCGCTTTGAATCCCAAATTCATGGTGTCTGTTCTGTTTAATTCAAACAAATCATGTCTGGACTGAGATCATGTCTTTCGTTTTAATAGTGATGTCATTACTTGATGATCTTTGGTCAACATGCTTCCCATTCAGTGCTATCTCTTCATGTGCTGACTATTATTCTCTGCTGGCTATAAGGAAGTCCAATACATGACATGAAAAGACCAATCGAAGATTACTATCAGTTCAAAGGGGTCATAATTTCTATCTCTAGTTGTTCCCATGATACTTCTCACAAACATATGTGTGCCATCTAGAATGAATTTACAAAATTGATCACCACCTGACCTATAATATTTATTGGAGTGCTGGTTTTGGAGATGGCTTCCATTACAAACAAATTCTGAGCGAAAGTCTTCATTGATTTCTATTTCTATCATTTGTTTTGCATTTCAGGCTTGACTTCCACCTTGTGCAACTCTTCTTTGTTTGCATGCCCTCACTAGGTTTGTTTCATGATAAaatcctttttcttctcccgATACTTAAGTGCTTTGGAACATAATGCCGAATATGAATTGTTGTTCTTTTGTgggttttatttttgtgtgcaGCTGTCTATTTGGTGGCCCAATATGCACGAAGGGAGATCAAAAGGATGGAAGCGGTAATATGCTTCGATTCCCTTTTATAACcgcattgttttcttttgaataAAAATGCCCTGAAGGAATAATTTGAATCTGGAACAACACTGGGCACATATATGACTTACCAGTATCTTATTACTTATCTAAACATTTTGGCGCTACTAGTTTTTGCCCCTTAACTGTTCTTCTAGAGCTTCAACTGTGCTAAGAAGCAAGGATACGGGGACATGAGATACCATATTTTCCAGAAACAGACATACGCGGATACAGCTAGTATGTATAAATAATTTAAAAATACTACATTAATAAAGACAAAACAAGATGTGAAATCAAAGTACTCCACATTTGTTGCCTCTCCAACTCATTTTCATTGATGGATGATCCTCAATTCCTCACACCGCGATCTTTGCCTCTTTAAATGTATCATATGCTAGCATTAGAATTTGAAGTTAAATTTCATCCCTAAGCTTAACTCAGCAACTAGTAAGCCAGCATGGCAGGAAACAAATATCAGCAGCtagccaacaacaacaagaagcgATAGGAGTGAGAGGAGAAACAAGCACATAGCCGTGAACGCTGGAGTGGAGGCAGCAGCTAGTGGAGACGGTGGCGCTGTCGCTGGAGTGGACCCATACAGGGCCACTGGCAAGGATGAAGTTGCAAGTAGCGGCGCGGCTGCTGGAGTGAAGCCGGTGGCACGGTTGCTGGAGATGGAGTGCACATCCTCAGTTTGGTGTGCAGGAGCACATCCTCAGGTGGTGCATGTGTGTGCCTGTATACCAACTCTAGGATTTCTCGTCGGGCTTGGGCTTCCCCGTATCTCGGATGTATCTCAAGCGTATCCCTTCAGTatccatatttatttttctttttaaaataaaagataCGGGATACTCAGGGATATGAGTATGCTGCCGTATCCCTGTATCCAGCCGTCCTGCACGGGGATATGGCCAACCAAACCGCATCGTTGCTTTAGAGCAACTGAGTTCAGTGAAAGAGTTTGACTTGTATGACATTGGTTTCTTATCCTAATTGAGCTTAGTCATGGTCATTTGACCTTGAAACTGCATCCTTGGGTCAAGTGTGGCCATGGTGTCAGTTCGGTTGAAGCTCAGTTACAAATTTGAACCCGAATGCATGTATCATGGAACTTGCCAGGATAGTTTAAATGGATTGTTGATGCGTTTTAGACTGTCCAAACCATTTATGCAGAAAGCACTATTACGACTTAGTAGTGAGAGCGACAATCGTTGAATAGTTTGGAGCTTTGAAGATCTCCCTTGGGCTTGGGTTGATCCATTAGTAAGCACAGAGCATGGGCTTTCCTCTTTGTAGTTACATTATTGTTGGAATGGCTTGATTCCGGCTCGACTAGCAGCTCTATTTCACATCATAGTTTGTTTATTTCAGTTTCAATGAGACTTTAGAATTGATTAAGAGTTGCTGTATTTTGGAAAGGAAAACTGTGTGGGAGGCCCCAAtaacatttttgttgttgttaatATAACAAGATAATAACAAGATGGGAAATATATAGGGGAGATGGGCAGGGAATATACATGGGGACAGAAGGAAAACACTAACAGCTCGTTTTGGTAGccctcatttcatttcatttggcaGAAATGAAGTCAAATCAAATTTTTGAtatgattttatttggttgaatttgaattccggatTAAAAAATCATCTTTATTTGCCACATGATTTTGTAGAATGAGAGACAATTCCGGAGAATGATGCCTTTTAGAGAGGAAATTGGGTTAGGTATAGGTATGATTCCATGGAACTTCAGATTGAATCCCCGTACCCAATTCCGTgccagccaaacaagttggttcctggaatccaaaatgaattccaggATTCCTGGACCAAACAAGCTGTAAGAGCAAGGGACACTAACATAGGTGAAGAAGCCAGAGCTTCACAGGAGTCGCGGTATTGCATATGATGGGTAGATTTTAGCATGATCTATATTGTTGTAAGATTGATCACTCCTTGTAATGTGGTGGTGTTTATTTACTGTAGTACAATGTAGATGCATACGTTTTCTTCATAAATCATAAATGCAAAATATTTAGGTGAGGTAGCTCTGCTGTACGTTCTAAACCTTGTCAGTGAtacctctcttttttcctaAAAACATTTGATGGCCAATCTAGGCCAGATATGCTGGCACATGATGCAAATAGATACTGATTAATGTAGTATGTGCTAAGGCTGTCGGTAGCACTTTTTGCAGTTGCATCGTTTCCCTAGCATTTTAATTGGAGAGCCTGCAAGCAGATACTCTAATTTGATGTTCTGTTACACGGCAACCTTGTACTTTTCATTCTTATTTCTTGTGCTCTCTACTACCGATTATTTCTtgtaaaacagcgacaagtatttaggaacggagggagtagctgttATTATGTGTGATACAGCGCATGCACTAATTAAGCAGTTACAATTTTCTCAAGAATGTCACAGTTTCCTATTGTGAATACTGTTGAGAAATTGAACTATCaaggttgcatgtttgtcccTAAATTCCTTTCATTTGAATAccaaaaattatttttgtatatGACAACAACATATTTGAATTGTCAAAGACATGAACTTGATATCTTGTAGTACCCTTGGGTAGTTCAAAAGAAATTCAGAATTTTCCTAACCTGAAACTTTCCACATGATATTGTGGCGCTTGATAGATTTTTGTAATGATAAGAAATGCACATTCAATTAAGATATACTGATGGAGTTCTATTTGTGAATTTCAGGAAGCAGaagcaaaaaggaaaaagaacgAGGAAGtagaaaaacagaaacaacTTGAGGCCGACTCTGTTAAGGAGGATGCTGATTTAAAGCTGGCAACAGTTTTAGTCAGGTTAGATACACTAGAGGGGGTCGTTAAGGAAATTGCGGATGACAAAATGAGAAGTTCTTCCCTTGATTTATCCACCAAAGAGAAGGCACTGAAGAAAGGTGAGTCATCATCTCCTGACAAGGCATCTGATTCAAAAAGCAGTGCAAGTGATAGTCAGCTGCCGTCTGTCAAGAGTAATGACATCAAGGGTGTTGCGAATGCTCCGTCGAATGCAACAcatcaggattcaggaaaCTAAAGGGAATGGAGACAAGGCAAACGATGAGTCCAGGAGTTGATAAATCACACAGTTTTTGGACGTTAGGAATGATCTTTGGTGTGTGTCGTGGACATCGGTTGAATTTGCAGCCTGTTGATCAAGAGAGGGACGAAACCAGTTGGCAGGCATGGTTATGTTGTCCCTTTGGTCAAAGATACACAATATTAGCTGAAGCTTTTCTCACGTTATACCTGCAGAGTTGTCTCCCTACGAAAGAGTGGAAGCAATTCATAGAGCCTTGCAGTCTTTAAAGTCTATGGTGGTTTTACGGTGCATGAGGATTGGCAGTAGTAGTTTTAACCTTGGTGTCTCGTTGGATTTGGAGAAGCGCCCCAGATTTTGCATAAGCAGCTTTGATTCACCTGAGGGATTCAATACAGTCCGACTTAACCCCCACCTCTCTCCCTCGCAGTAGGGCCGACGATTCTTCAAACTCTAGCTTTTGAATTTAAAGTTTCAAAacagaacaaagaaaatgCATTAACATCTTTTTCTGGGTTGGCGAAAGATGCCTTGTTTTAGCCTGCTGGTTAGTGGATGAATGAGGTCGACCATCCTGAGGTCCATAACTATTTGATATTTGCTCCCCTCAAAATTTGCAAGCTCTTAGTTCATCTTTTGTTGTGCAAGATCTGATATTTTCTTTCCTGATATATGCGGTTACTAGCTGTACTCCGCAACGTAGTAGCCCTAACTCCATGTATTCCTGAACATCATCAAGGCTCGTGTTTTGAGCTGTGGACTGTGGTCGACGTGCTCCTGTTCGACAGTGTGTTGGGTCTGTGGCGAAGCCCCTGACGATAAGGGACTCCATAAAATCGAGTAGTGCAGCGATTTGGCTTCAGGGGTGTTTCCCAGACGAATAGTAACAAAAAAGAACTTTTCTTACACATATTCAATATCTTGCCCCTTTGTATTCCAGTAATTTTCATGCGGAAAATGAATATTTTGGTGCCATAGACATTTTCCCTGCTAGGGACACGAAGAGTACGTGTCTCTGTCATCAGGGGACGGAATATGCGGCAAAACGGTGATTGGAGCTACCTGAAATCTTAGTTCCACTTTGGTAGTATGAGAATGATGGTGGCCCACTCTCTTCATCACCAGCATAATAATGTTAGGCAGGGTAGTAGTTACGAGAGACACTTATTACTATTGTTCTCTAGCAGAATGCGGCGGGGGAGCAGTGGTTGTCCACGAATAAAAATAAGAGTAAAATACGCAGTTAGTCACCGAATCCGTTCAATTTAATTCTCGTACTCTCAGAACGTTCATATAATCACCGGAAAAAATACGGTGCAATACGATCCTATACAGCAGAGCTACGTATTTTGCTTACATGGCATGTATCTATATGTGTGACCCACGCACTGACGCGAGGTGAATTGCATTTACCCTGAAtcatttctctttctttcatCTCCCCCTCTCCAcctcttcatcttctctgGCCTCCCCTTACCCAACGGAAATTCCCCGTCACGATGCAGCCGATTGattttcaaatttgctcaaagaTGAAAAACAAGAcgaagaaagggaaaaaggagagagcaAAGCAGTACTGAAGCAAAGCATATTAGCTGATGTTTAGTGCCATCGATTGAGCTGTGAGCTGAGGTGTGAGCAGCCAAAAGTAAgaaaggaggcggcggcggtgcgggtgGCAACATTGGCCTCCAATTGCAGCCAGCTGCTCCGCAGGACTTTCCCCGACATCGGTGCGGGGCGGGCGCGGCAGCAGGGTGCCGACGCGGCTTCCCCCGACGATGAACCCAACgaccagcagcggcagcagggcACCGACGAAGAAGGCCAGggccgaggaggccgccgaCTGGACCGCGCTGGGCAGGGCCTTCTCCTCATCCTATCCGGCCCCGCGCCTCCTGTCGCCGGCGAGGTGGGCCAGCTCGACGTCCCGCTGGGAGCAGCGGAGAAGTAGTCCCCGGTGGCCATGCCAATCACGACGCACCCGCCATGGCGCGCGAGCTCGTAGCAGAAGTACGGGTCTTCCCCGGAGGCGATGCAGAAGTACGGGGCTTCCCCGGAGGCGATGCAGGTGGCGACGTGCGCCCACGGCCACGGCAATGACGTGAGGCGGAGCACCTCGCGGACATGCCGGTCGTCGGAGGGCGCGTCGTCGTGACGGCCGCGGCCGTCGCGAGGAGGGAGGATGGGGAATTTCTGTTTAGGCCAGAGGTGAGAGAAGATAAAGAGGTGGAGGGGGGAGATGAAAGGAGGGGAAATGATTTAGGGGGCAAACTGCAATTCACCTCATGTCAGTTTGtggtcccacatgtcagtttgtgggtcccacatgtcagataTGTAGCTCTCTGCTGTATAGGATTGTATTGCactgtatttttttgttcGGTGACCCATATGAGCGTTTTGAGAGTACGAGGATCCAATTGAACGGGCAACACAAGTTCGATGACTAACGGTGCATTTCACTCtcaaaataaatgtatttCTAAGTTAGTCCCAAGtaagaaaataaatagattTGATTaactttgctaaaaaaatagcaacaCATATGACATCAAATCAGTATAATATGAAACTAAGTTTCAAACAGATATAATATAAATGTTGCGACGTTTTAAGTATAATGAGTCAAACTTTAATATTTTTGACTTCGAACAAAATTAAAAGTATGCTTATTTGTGTACGGGGCGAGTATGTCTAAGGAATTGCCATATATCTCGCTTTGGCTCCACTCATTAATATGATATTTCCCGTTTACCATCACACTAGGTTATTTGGGATCCCATTCATTGGACGCTTTTATTATCGAACTCCGAAAGGTATGCTCATGCAATTTGTTTACTCTTTATTATTTTCGTAGGTAGGGCGAACTTTGGATGTGTCGTTTTCTATTTAGGGGGCTGGCCAATATACAACAATTGCCAAGCCCCTATAAATATTTCCCATCATATCCAACAGAGATAGGGCTCCATGGGATGACCGTTTGACATATCTTGTCATAGACAGTTGTTTGATTATGTCACCtgcgggttttttttttcttgtgatgTCCACTACATCACTGGCAGTTTCGTacaagcaaaataaaaaacccaTCAGTGACCGGTTTTTTCACCTGCTTGTGTGATGAGCGTTTGTGTAGTAGTGATGGTTTAGAATTTCCAATGCGTACTGTTCTTGGAAAAGAAACATACCATAAGAGGATCAATGTACATTGATGCCGCCAAAATTGTCACTACAAGAGGACCATGCCTACAACAAACGGATAAATGTGTCCAGAAACCTTAGGCGTGGGGAGTGGCGAGCGAGTTAGATTGTCGATAGGCACGTAAACACCGCTGTAACTGTAAGCCATTCACTCTTTGTTGCAGGGCTAGTTGTGTTGTAGTGGGTGGATCGATGTCTCCCAACACAGAACTCAGTTAAGTTTTGAGAGAGCTAATGACCCAACGAAGAAAGGAGTTGGTACTAGTGGTCAACACGATGCTATCGACATAGAGAAGGCACGAATAGTGTGGCCACGGTGATAGATAAAGACATAATTGTCACATTTTGGATGCAGCAAGACC includes:
- the LOC100841451 gene encoding uncharacterized protein LOC100841451, with the protein product MLPAVRPRLHLPLARLCRHLSSSSSGVGGPPTAPTDAAAAAAAKAQEAAKARMEAYKQVQDFDWSSGADWKTAANILFTVPPKRKEFGLDFHLVQLFFVCMPSLAVYLVAQYARREIKRMEAEAEAKRKKNEEVEKQKQLEADSVKEDADLKLATVLVRLDTLEGVVKEIADDKMRSSSLDLSTKEKALKKGESSSPDKASDSKSSASDSQLPSVKSNDIKGVANAPSNATHQDSGN